Sequence from the Zymomonas mobilis subsp. mobilis ATCC 10988 genome:
GATTTGCTTACCACAGGCATTGATGTACCAAAAATCACCAACCTTGTGTTCCTGCGTCGCGTGAACAGTCGTATCCTATATGAACAGATGATCGGACGTGCGACGCGCCTGTGTCCGGAAATAAATAAGGAGGTTTTCCGGATTTTTGATGCGGTTGATCTTTATCCTCATCTTCAGAACGTGACCGACATGAAGCCCGTCGTCGTTAATCCATCGATTAGTTTCACTCAGCTTGTTCAGGAAATGATGGCAGCGCAGAACGATGAGCAGCGTGAGGTTATTCGAGAACAAATTGCTGTCAAGCTACGTCGCCAGATCAAGAAGCTGACCGAGGAAGCAAAGCATCAGTTTGAGGCCATCGCGGGGGAAGCACCGGAGGCGACGTTGCAGAGGGTTATGGCCGGTGATGCACCGGGCCTTGCTGCATGGCTGAAGGATCGTGTCGCGATTGGCTCCATTCTCGACTGGAAGGATGGTGATGATAATCCCCACTATGTTCCGATTTCTCACCATGCGGACCAAGTCGTTGCTGTATCGCGTGGTTATGGCAGCGCCACCAAGCCTGAGGATTTTCTAGACAGCTTCACCGCTTTCGTGCGCGACAATATCAACACTATTGCTGCGCTGAAACTTGTCGTGCAGCGCCCCCGCGATCTGACCCGCGCCGATTTGAAGGAATTGCGCCTAGCTCTGGATTCCAAGGGATTTTCCGACGCCAACCTGCGTCGTGCTTGGGCGGATGCGCGTAATGAGGAAATAGCCGCGTCCGTCATTGGCTTTGTCCGTCAGGCCGCGCTGGGAGACGCTCTCGTTCCCTATGAAGATCGCGTGCGGGAAGCTATGTGTGCGATCATGGCGAGCCGCGCATGGACCGACCCGCAGAAGCGCTGGCTCAAGCGGATCGGCGAACAGATTGAAAAAGAAATTGTCGTAGACCGAGCGGCCATCGATAAAGAGCCATTTATCTCCGATGGCGGCTTCAATCGCCTGAATAAGGTATTCGGCGGGGAGCTGGAAAATATCCTCGCCGGGATCAATGAAGAATTGTGGAAGAAGATCGCGTAAATGAGCACTACTACCGATATCGTCGCCAAGCTCTGGAGCCTCTGTAACGTCCTGCGTGATGATGGCGTCACTTACAATGAATATGTGACGGAGCTAACCTACCTGCTGTTCCTCAAGATGCTGGAGGAAACCGAGAAGGAGGCGCGCCTGCCGGAAGAGTGGCGCTGGAGCCTACTTGCCAAACGTGAAGGCCTGGATCAACTCGACTATTACAAGGCGATGTTGCTTGAACTTGGCAAAGCAAAGGACAAATTGGTCAGCGCCATTTTCATCGACGCCCAAACTCGGCTGCGCAAGCCGACTAACCTCAAGGCCCTGACTTCCAACATCGATCAGCTCGATTGGTTTTCTGCCCGTGAAGAAGGGTTAGGCAATCTTTATGAAGGCCTGTTGGAAAAGAACGCATCTGACAAGAAATCCGGTGCTGGACAATATTTCACACCCCGTCCTCTGATCGACTGTATTGTGCGCCTGATGCGGCCTCAGGCGGGGGAAGTGATTCAAGACCCGGCAGCGGGCACAGCGGGTTTCCTCGTCGCAGCTGATCGTTACATCAAGGACCATACCGACGATCTTTACACATTGACTAAGGAACAGGCTTCCTTCCAACGGCATAACGCCTTCTGTGGTGCGGAATTGGTGCCAGACACCCACCGCCTGAGCATGATGAATCTGCTGCTGCACGGCATTGAAGGCGGCGTGGAGAATATCGACACGCTCTCACCTGATGGCGAGGCGCTTCCCAAGGCCAATCTGATCCTGACCAATCCGCCCTTCGGCACGAAGAAAGGCGGGGGACGTCCAACCCGTTCCGATTTCTCGATCACAGCGGATACGTCGAATAAGCAACTCGCCTTCGTCGAGCATATCGTGCGCGCATTGAGCCCCGGCGGGCGTGCCGCTGTGGTCATTCCAGACAACGTGCTGTTTGAGGATAATACTGGCCGCCGCCTGCGTACTTGGCTGATGGATCTGTGCGACATGCACACCATCCTGCGCCTGCCGACTGGCATTTTCTACGCACAAGGGGTCAAGACTAACGTGCTGTTCTTCCAGCGTGGCAAGAGCGACAAGGGTAACACCAAGGCGGTCTGGTTCTATGACATGCGGGCGAACATGCCCGCTTTTGGCAAGACCCGCCCGTTAACCGTTGCCGACTTTGCGGATTTTGAGAAGGCATATGGTGCGGAAGCCAATGGCGGAGCCAAGCGGCGAGATGGCGGAGAGGAC
This genomic interval carries:
- a CDS encoding N-6 DNA methylase, whose product is MSTTTDIVAKLWSLCNVLRDDGVTYNEYVTELTYLLFLKMLEETEKEARLPEEWRWSLLAKREGLDQLDYYKAMLLELGKAKDKLVSAIFIDAQTRLRKPTNLKALTSNIDQLDWFSAREEGLGNLYEGLLEKNASDKKSGAGQYFTPRPLIDCIVRLMRPQAGEVIQDPAAGTAGFLVAADRYIKDHTDDLYTLTKEQASFQRHNAFCGAELVPDTHRLSMMNLLLHGIEGGVENIDTLSPDGEALPKANLILTNPPFGTKKGGGRPTRSDFSITADTSNKQLAFVEHIVRALSPGGRAAVVIPDNVLFEDNTGRRLRTWLMDLCDMHTILRLPTGIFYAQGVKTNVLFFQRGKSDKGNTKAVWFYDMRANMPAFGKTRPLTVADFADFEKAYGAEANGGAKRRDGGEDSRWRKFDRAAIAERNDNLDISWLRDTEVEAEKTLTEPEDIAAAIIGHLKAALDEIETLSDELEPDSVEEAASVEEAE